Proteins encoded within one genomic window of Ptiloglossa arizonensis isolate GNS036 chromosome 3, iyPtiAriz1_principal, whole genome shotgun sequence:
- the LOC143144464 gene encoding HEAT repeat-containing protein 5B isoform X3 — MMMELSHSLTLNEDALNQIPEAKRPVFIFEWLRFLDKVLIAAQKSDIKGCQQKLVEQLTKHMQGAPGPPTRRLIARCLATLFSVGDTFLLFDTVNKCNDILRNKDDSPSFLPTKLAAICCVGCMYEKLGRMMGRSYEETVQILIKSLRSAESQTRIEIMHTLEKVCAGMGSAITNVHKEIYKVSRHYLTDRVMAVRCAAAKCLLEMLNHASFLYTTEIESVATLCFRAFEGSNYEVRCAVAKLLGTLVAMTQLPAPKGKNPSVTQSKNYKQISLDEVLNILMSGFLRGGVGFLKGTGEIIKGNSSVNRDVRVGVTHAYVVFVQMLGGSWLERNVGALVAHVLDLVTNPKAASSHVDAVYSRKCVNFILHGTIGKLLGEGAQAAACKEIAHIILKQMNSIDFSPENAKDCNQETLFSQHLLVCALQEMGNLILGLGTTACNLLSDQSLSLIDTIMAVLVHPCQAARLAASWCLRCICVAVPSQITPLINRCVDGIENMRSSPEAIAGYSSALAAVLGSVRLSPLGVPHTKGKIIFNTAEELLRSASQNSRLSLNRTHAGWLLIGAIMTLGTAVVKGLLPRMLLLWRNSFPRSNKELESEKARGDAFTWQVTLEGRAGALSAMHSFLLHCPELLNDDITRRLLTPIESALAMLTNLSPVLKNYGQQLKAPAAMVRLRLYETLLLLPPQTFEGSYTHLLRMLVSEFTLIENPGNTTTSLLRAVCHANDSVILGTWLQETDHRTIEDQLQPNSAAGSGALEHNPCCLYRPVPQDEIIPGPLPLGVAVIDLSVSLFGQIFPRVANKHRLQMLDHFSECIKHTKSGRQEAIQMNVFTAVLSGLKGLNEAKTGFGQEDVKKSATNLIISALVSSNSILRWAAGEAVGRMAQVISDPKFTAELAQTSFDRLKSARDVASRTGHSLALGCLHKYVGGMGSSQHLNTSVSILLALAQDNSSPVVQVWALHALALIADSGGPMFRGYVEPTLSLALTLLLNVPHSYIDVHQCIGKVLSALITTIGPELQGNTSTICMARSSFLCACAIMQDHQDPLVQAEATGCLQQLHLFAPRHVNLSSLVPTLCRTLSSNHLLLRKAAISCLRQLAQREAKEVCEHAMTLANESRDTNIVEGLVITETGLPGVLFSMLDTETDSKLIKDIHDTLTSMLQILAADNLSQWLSLCKDVLTIASETCTNEDGNTINVEDSAVDNDNTDAEGDDDQAEFHADESTKQRPTITPRWPTRVFAAQCVRRIVAACVNNKQTHFDLALAKEMQMSKGKSDFLVLHLSDLVRMAFMAATSDCDPLRLEGLKTLQEIIDKFAKVPEPEFPGHLLLEQFQAQVGAALRPAFSAETASHVTAAACQACSAWIGSGVARDLNDLRRVHQLLVSSLEKLREGHTRPQLYNESLLTLERLAILKAWAEVYVVAMIRDGAALNSKDTLNQNSNQVDVENDEDFGKFEFQTESLLSLVQPELLSLSQYWLAALRDHALLSLPPEFSSQLPHDGGAFYTTDTMESARPHYAESWAPILHAATLWLNAKGFGLEETKNEVKTSNATNNNNNNNNDVSLKTNTNVERFHLLFGICMEALCSPRSSESTQNIETCLNALYTLLNSTWARKVLITDRSLPIELCNVLHRMLLTRESYVIQMIVMEVLKQVMKAAQEDLAERKKTELKDVAPAHKESNEIQEVDLLGEGEESGELMPGKSLVFASLEVCLCLLVRQIPALNPNPGGTTAILSQRGYMPSEESGKLIAAALNIMESLPTLCSPQGAVAILPTLLYLATGVIRETAVRTDNECNKTGSDIPVHAALHCMKNLTTNKYAKDHRSQEQWTSLLQSALAKIIDLAKTGNDETKMDEVAMILGIAVFVLHASSEVVSAPNLQFPCINHFRHAFQSENTMVKLKCVQTLRTIFLHPERTISTPYIHALAPRLVEYLYSDKSKQVTNDLELSFTLECVSTVEALIGLADLSHRDLLQGIQMLTLLVPILINYLLEGDQLQHASKYQLNLHQQSFQWLNKIGPKYPQEFKTLMSQSTELKTKLENAVRSTHQQAQRHTRPVDLVKPQIKISTPSIKLKTDFSNFN, encoded by the exons ATGATGATGGAGTTGAGTCATAGTTTGACCCTCAATGAAGATGCCCTTAATCAAATCCCTGAGGCTAAACGGCCAGTTTTTATATTTGAATGGTTACGCTTTTTGGATAAAGTTTTAATAGCTGCACAAaag AGTGACATTAAAGGATGTCAACAAAAACTGGTAGAACAATTAACTAAACACATGCAAGGTGCCCCTGGTCCTCCTACACGACGACTCATTGCAAGATGTCTTGCTACTTTATTCAGTGTTGGTGATACATTTTTGCTCTTTGATACAGTCAATAAATGCAATGATATTCTCCGAAATAAGGACGATTCTCCAAGTTTTCTCCCAACAAAATT AGCTGCTATATGCTGCGTTGGATGTATGTATGAAAAACTAGGAAGGATGATGGGTAGATCATATGAAGAAACTGTACAGATTCTAATAAAGTCTTTACGCTCTGCAGAATCACAAACTCGAATAGAAATTATGCATACTCTTGAAAAG gtATGTGCTGGCATGGGATCTGCAATTACGAATGTtcataaagaaatatataaagttTCTAGACATTATCTCACAGATAGAGTAATGGCTGTAAGATGTGCAGCTGCAAag tGTTTATTGGAAATGTTAAATCATGCTTCATTTTTATATACAACTGAAATAGAGAGTGTTGCTACGCTTTGTTTCCGAGCATTTGAAGGTTCAAATTATGAAGTAAGATGTGCAGTTGCAAAACTATTAGGTACACTTGTGGCAATGACTCAACTTCCAGCTCCAAAAGGGAAAAATCCATCAG taACACAGAGCAAAAACTATAAGCAAATTTCACTTGATGAAGTACTAAATATTTTAATGTCTGGCTTTTTGAGGGGTGGAGTAGGTTTTTTAAAAGGTACTGGAGAAATAATAAAAGGAAATTCTAGTGTAAACAGAGACGTTCGAGTTGGAGTCACTCat GCATATGTAGTATTTGTCCAGATGTTAGGAGGTTCATGGCTTGAACGTAATGTTGGTGCATTGGTTGCACATGTACTTGATCTTGTAACTAATCCAAAGGCTGCTAGTTCACACGTCGATGCTGTCTATTCTAGAAAGtgtgttaattttatattacatgGCACTATTGGAAAGTTATTGGGTGAAGGAGCTCAAGCTGCTGCATGCAAAGAAATAGCACATATTATTCTGAAACAAATGAATTCTATTG atTTTAGTCCTGAAAATGCTAAGGATTGTAACCAGGAAACATTATTTAGTCAACATCTGTTAGTCTGTGCATTGCAGGAAATGGGGAACTTAATCTTAGGATTGGGTACAACAGCTTGTAATTTATTGTCCGATCAATCCTTAA GTTTAATTGATACAATCATGGCTGTCCTTGTTCATCCGTGCCAAGCAGCTCGACTTGCAGCCTCTTGGTGTTTACGTTGCATTTGTGTAGCAGTTCCAAGTCAAATAACACCTCTGATTAATCGCTGCGTGgatggaattgaaaatatgCGTAGCTCACCAGAAGCAATAGCTGGATATAGCAGTGCTTTAGCTGCAGTTCTTGGTAGTGTTCGTTTATCACCACTTGGAGTTCCTCATACGAAAggaaaa ATCATTTTCAATACTGCAGAAGAACTTCTAAGGAGCGCAAGTCAAAATAGTCGTTTATCACTGAATAGAACACATGCTGGATGGCTTCTAATTGGAGCTATAATGACTCTTG GTACGGCTGTCGTGAAAGGATTACTGCCTAGAATGTTACTACTCTGGAGAAATTCTTTTCCTCGTTCAAACAAGGAACTTGAAAGTGAGAAAGCTAGAGGTGATGCTTTTACTTGGCAAGTAACCTTGGAAGGTCGAGCTGGTGCATTATCGGCAATGCACAGTTTTCTATTACACTGTCCAGAGCTTTTAAATGACGATATCACAAGACGACTTCTGACACCAATTGAGTCTGCATTGGCAATGTTAACTAA TTTGTCACCTGTATTGAAAAATTATGGACAACAATTAAAAGCTCCAGCTGCTATGGTTCGTTTACGTTTATATGAAACATTATTACTATTACCACCTCAAACTTTTGAAg GTTCATATACGCATCTTCTAAGAATGTTGGTATCAGAATTTACATTGATCGAAAATCCTGGAAATACTACGACATCATTATTACGCGCAGTTTGCCATGCTAATGATTCTGTAATTCTTGGAACATGGTTACAAGAAACTGACCACCGTACAATAGAAGACCAA CTGCAACCCAACAGTGCTGCTGGTTCTGGAGCTTTGGAACACAATCCGTGTTGTCTTTACAGACCAGTGCCAcaa GATGAAATAATTCCTGGTCCTTTACCTTTGGGAGTTGCTGTTATTGATCTATCAGTATCATTGTTTGGTCAAATTTTTCCACGTGTAGCGAATAAACATAGATTACAAATGTTAGATCACTTCAGTGAGTGCATAAAACATACAAAATCTGGTAGGCAGGAAGCGATACAAATGAACGTTTTCACGGCTGTACTGAGTGGCTTAAAAGGTCTCAATGAAGCAAAAACTGGATTTGGTCAAGAAGATGTAAAGAAATCTGCCACTAATCTCATTATT AGCGCTTTAGTAAGCAGCAATTCAATATTAAGATGGGCAGCAGGAGAAGCTGTTGGAAGAATGGCTCAAGTTATTTCTGATCCCAAATTCACAGCTGAATTGGCGCAAACAAGTTTTGATCGCTTAAAATCTGCTCGTGATGTTGCGAGTAGAACTGGTCATTCTTTAGCGTTAGGATGCCTTCATAAATACGTGGGTGGAATGGGGTCTAGTCAACACCTCAACACAAGTGTCAGTATCCTACTTGCACTTGCTCAAGACAATTCTTCTCCTGTAGTACAA GTATGGGCGTTACATGCTCTTGCACTTATAGCTGACTCTGGTGGACCAATGTTTCGAGGCTATGTTGAGCCTACATTGTCTTTAGCATTAACTCTTCTTCTCAATGTTCCTCATTCCTATATTGATGTACATCAATGTATAGGAAAAGTACTGTCAGCACTTATTACAACAATAGGGCCAGAATTACAAG GTAATACATCGACAATTTGTATGGCACGGTCGTCATTTTTGTGTGCGTGTGCTATTATGCAAGATCATCAAGATCCTCTTGTACAAGCAGAAGCTACAGGATGCCTTCaacaattacatttatttgCACCTAGACACGTCAATTTGTCGTCTCTTGTTCCTACATTATGT cgAACTTTATCAAGCAATCATCTACTTTTACGCAAAGCCGCAATATCTTGTCTTCGTCAACTAGCTCAACGAGAAGCAAAAGAAGTATGCGAACATGCAATGACATTAGCTAACGAAAGTCGAGACACTAATATTGTAGAAGGCCTTGTTATAACTGAAACTGGTCTTCCGGGTGTACTGTTTAGTATGTTGGACACAGAAACTGATAGTAAATTAATCAAGGATATCCATGATACATTAACCAGTATGCTGCAAATTTTAGCAGCAGATAATCTATCTCAGTGGTTATCTCTATGTAAAGACGTTCTTACAATAGCTTCAG AAACATGTACTAATGAAGATGGAAATACCATCAACGTTGAAGATAGCGCTGTGGATAATGATAATACAGATGCAGAAGGAGATGATGATCAAGCTGAATTTCACGCCGATGAATCCACAAAGCAACGACCAACTATCACTCCACGGTGGCCAACTAGAGTTTTTGCAGCACAGTGTGTTAGAAGAATCGTAGCTGCTTgtgtaaataataaacaaacaCATTTTGACCTCGCTTTAGCCAAAGAGATGCAAATGTCTAAAGGAAAAA gTGACTTTTTGGTATTGCATCTTTCTGATTTGGTGCGAATGGCGTTTATGGCTGCGACCAGTGATTGTGATCCTTTACGACTCGAAGGTTTAAAAACACTTCAAGAGATTATAGATAAATTTGCAAAAGTTCCTGAACCAGAATTTCCTGGGCACCTGTTACTTGAACAGTTTCAAGCACAA gtTGGAGCTGCGTTAAGGCCTGCATTTTCTGCGGAAACAGCATCACATGTTACGGCCGCAGCTTGTCAAGCATGTAGTGCTTGGATTGGAAGTGGAGTTGCCAGAGATCTTAATGATCTTCGTAGAGTACATCAGTTGCTCGTATCCTCTCTAGAAAAATTAAGAGAGGGACATACACGACCGCAGCTTTATAATGAAAGTTTGTTAACGCTTGAAAGATTAGCAATACTAAAAGCTTGGGCAGAG gtATATGTAGTTGCTATGATAAGAGATGGTGCTGCATTAAACAGTAAAGATACATTGAATCAAAATTCAAATCAAGTTGATGTTGAGAATGATGaagattttggaaaatttgagtttcagaCTGAAAGTTTATTAAGTTTGGTGCAACCAGAATTACTTAGTTTGAGTCAATACTGGTTAGCTGCTCTGAGAGATCATGCTTTACTCTCTTTACCTCCAG AATTTTCCAGTCAATTACCACACGATGGAGGTGCTTTTTATACAACAGATACAATGGAATCTGCTCGACCTCATTACGCAGAATCGTGGGCACCAATTCTACATGCTGCAACACTCTGGCTTAATGCAAAAGGTTTTGGTCtagaagaaactaaaaatgaagTAAAAACATCAAATGCaaccaataataataataataacaataatgatgTGTCTCTTAAAACGAATACTAATGTTGAacgttttcatttattatttg GTATATGTATGGAAGCTCTATGCAGTCCTCGATCTTCAGAATCCACTCAAAATATAGAAACATGTTTAAATGCTTTGTATACTTTACTAAACTCTACCTGGGCTCGTAAAGTATTAATTACGGATCGTTCATTACCAATCGAATTGTGCAATGTTCTTCACAG AATGCTATTAACAAGGGAAAGTTATGTAATTCAAATGATAGTAATGGAAGTTTTAAAACAAGTAATGAAAGCAGCGCAGGAAGATCTagcagaaagaaaaaaaactgaactgaaag ATGTAGCACCAGCACATAAAGAAAGTAATGAAATTCAAGAAGTAGATCTATTAGGAGAAGGTGAAGAAAGTGGTGAGCTCATGCCAGGTAAATCATTGGTATTTGCAAGTTTAGAAGTGTGTTTGTGCCTTTTGGTTCGTCAAATACCAGCGTTGAATCCTAATCCTGGTGGCACAACCGCAATTTTATCTCAAAGGGGATACATGCCATCTGAAGAAAGTGGAAAACTCATAGCAGCTGCACTTAATATAATGGAATCCCTCCCTACTCTTTGCTCTCCTCAAG GGGCTGTAGCAATTTTACCTACATTGCTGTATCTAGCAACTGGAGTAATAAGAGAAACTGCGGTACGCACTGACAATGAATGCAATAAAACAGGATCAGACATACCAGTTCATGCAGCTTTACATTGTATGAAGAACCTTACTACAAATAAGTATGCTAAGGATCATAGAAGTCAAGAACAGTGGACAAGTCTTTTACAAAGTGCTCTTGCTAAGATTATTGATCTTGCTAAAACAG GAAATGATGAAACAAAAATGGACGAAGTAGCAATGATATTAGGTATTGCAGTATTTGTTCTTCATGCTTCCTCAGAAGTCGTAAGTGCTCCAAATCTACAGTTCCCTTGTATCAATCATTTTAGACATGCATTCCAATCAGAAAATACGATG gtTAAATTAAAGTGCGTTCAAACTTTAAGAACAATATTTTTGCACCCAGAACGTACAATAAGTACGCCTTATATTCATGCGCTAGCGCCAAGATTAGTGGAATATCTGTATAGCGACAAGAGTAAGCAAGTTACAAACGATTTGGAGTTGTCCTTCACTTTGGAGTGTGTTAGTACTGTTGAAGCTCTTATAGGACTTGCTGATCTTTCTCATC GAGACCTTTTACAAG GTATACAGATGCTGACTTTACTTGTGCCAAtcctaattaattatttattggaGGGAGATCAACTACAACATGCTTCCAAATATCAGTTAAATCTTCATCAGCAGAGCTTTCAATGGCTTAACAAAATAGGACCAAAATATCCTCAG gAATTTAAAACGTTAATGTCACAGTCTACTGAACTGAAAACTAAGTTAGAAAATGCAGTAAGATCTACTCATCAGCAAGCACAAAGGCATACCCGACCAGTAGATCTCGTAAAACCACAAATTAAGATCTCTACACCATCCATTAAGCTCAAAacggatttttcaaattttaattaa